A part of Paenarthrobacter sp. A20 genomic DNA contains:
- a CDS encoding amino acid ABC transporter ATP-binding protein, whose protein sequence is MLRIDGVHKWLGHNHVLRGVDLEVRTGEIVCILGPSGSGKSTLLRCINHLDPVDGGVIEVNGERVGYQLHDGQLYEQSERRVAKARQHIGMVFQHFNLFGHMTALDNVTYGPARVLGRPRREAVANARQLLAKVGLADKDDSYPSQLSGGQQQRVAIARALAMEPRLMMFDEPASALDPELVGEVLQTMRQVAEEGMTMIVVTHEIGFAREVADRVVFMDQGRVLEDGPARDVLDNPQHERTASFLSRVH, encoded by the coding sequence ATGCTGCGTATCGACGGCGTGCACAAGTGGCTCGGGCACAACCATGTGCTCCGAGGCGTGGACCTCGAGGTGCGAACCGGGGAGATCGTCTGCATCCTTGGGCCGTCGGGCTCTGGCAAGAGTACGTTGCTGCGGTGCATCAACCACCTTGACCCCGTCGACGGTGGCGTCATCGAGGTGAACGGGGAGCGCGTCGGCTACCAACTGCACGACGGGCAGCTCTACGAACAGAGCGAACGCCGCGTGGCCAAGGCACGCCAGCACATCGGCATGGTGTTCCAGCACTTCAACCTGTTCGGTCACATGACAGCCCTCGACAACGTCACCTATGGCCCGGCCCGGGTCCTGGGCCGCCCGCGTCGGGAGGCAGTCGCGAACGCGCGGCAGCTGCTGGCCAAGGTCGGCCTGGCAGATAAAGACGACTCGTACCCCAGCCAGCTCTCGGGCGGCCAGCAGCAGCGTGTGGCGATCGCCAGGGCGCTCGCCATGGAGCCTCGACTCATGATGTTCGACGAACCGGCCAGTGCGCTCGACCCTGAGCTCGTCGGCGAGGTGCTGCAGACGATGAGGCAGGTGGCTGAGGAGGGCATGACGATGATCGTTGTCACCCACGAGATCGGCTTTGCCCGCGAGGTCGCTGACCGGGTGGTCTTCATGGACCAAGGCCGTGTGCTTGAGGACGGACCGGCACGCGACGTGCTCGACAACCCGCAGCACGAACGCACAGCGTCCTTCCTGAGCCGCGTGCACTGA
- a CDS encoding NAD-dependent succinate-semialdehyde dehydrogenase, whose translation MNLKSAQHLINGTWHSAGTSKDVTDPGNGSTVGEVAWGTAEDATKAADAAAESFGDWSRSTARTRADLLHNAAALLSERRDELALTLALEAGKRLPEAQGEVDFSVEYFRWFAEEVRRTTGTVSPPELRGRRHLSTRRPIGVALSLTPWNFPVSIQARKLAAMLAAGCTVVGRVSEKAPLAATGLFEILHDAGFPAGVVNLVHGPSREITGALLKHPAVRAVSFTGSTGVGRQIMASASERVVRPLLELGGNAPFIVFEDADLDAAVEGAVLGRLRNTGQSCVAANRFLVQDSIADEFARKLAAKFDAMTIGHGVPDGGTPVPDLGPVIDAERVAAVQALVDDALSRGARRVTERTQVPTQGSFVAPTLLADVPDDAPLVSEEVFGPAAGVVTFSSEEEAIRKANATEMGLAAYVWSSSSKRAWDIPEQLEAGIVGVNDPLPSVAFTPMGGAKQSGLGREGSSLGLEEFEEVQYVAWRP comes from the coding sequence GTGAACCTGAAATCAGCACAACACCTGATTAACGGAACCTGGCACTCAGCAGGAACGTCCAAGGACGTGACAGACCCCGGGAACGGGAGCACCGTAGGCGAGGTGGCCTGGGGAACTGCCGAGGACGCAACCAAAGCCGCTGACGCTGCCGCCGAATCATTTGGTGACTGGTCTCGCTCCACGGCCCGCACCCGCGCCGACCTCCTCCACAATGCCGCTGCGCTGTTGTCCGAACGCCGCGACGAACTGGCGCTCACCCTGGCGTTGGAAGCCGGCAAGCGACTCCCCGAGGCGCAAGGCGAAGTGGACTTCTCAGTGGAATACTTCCGCTGGTTCGCCGAGGAAGTACGCCGCACCACTGGCACCGTCAGCCCACCCGAGCTCCGCGGCCGCCGGCACCTCAGCACTCGCAGGCCCATCGGAGTCGCACTTAGCCTCACCCCATGGAATTTTCCCGTTTCCATCCAAGCCCGCAAACTCGCTGCCATGCTCGCCGCCGGCTGCACTGTGGTGGGCCGGGTCTCTGAGAAGGCACCGCTGGCTGCGACCGGGCTGTTTGAGATCCTGCACGATGCCGGGTTCCCCGCCGGCGTCGTCAATCTGGTCCACGGCCCTTCACGCGAAATCACCGGCGCCCTGCTCAAGCATCCCGCTGTCCGCGCCGTCAGCTTTACGGGGTCCACCGGGGTGGGCCGCCAGATCATGGCCTCGGCATCCGAACGTGTAGTGAGGCCGTTGCTGGAGCTCGGCGGCAACGCGCCGTTCATCGTCTTCGAAGACGCAGACCTCGACGCCGCCGTCGAGGGGGCTGTACTCGGAAGGCTCCGCAACACAGGACAGTCCTGCGTCGCCGCAAACCGATTCCTGGTCCAAGACAGCATCGCGGACGAATTCGCCCGGAAACTTGCTGCCAAATTTGATGCGATGACCATTGGGCATGGTGTTCCCGACGGCGGGACACCCGTACCGGATCTTGGTCCCGTCATCGACGCCGAGCGCGTGGCCGCTGTCCAGGCCCTGGTGGACGATGCCCTCAGCCGTGGAGCCCGCCGGGTCACCGAACGGACCCAGGTTCCTACCCAGGGTTCCTTCGTGGCCCCCACACTCCTGGCCGATGTTCCCGACGACGCGCCCTTGGTGAGCGAGGAAGTCTTCGGCCCCGCAGCAGGCGTGGTGACCTTCTCCTCGGAAGAGGAAGCGATCCGCAAGGCGAACGCCACCGAAATGGGTCTGGCCGCGTACGTCTGGAGCAGCAGTTCCAAGCGCGCCTGGGATATCCCCGAACAGCTGGAGGCAGGCATTGTTGGAGTCAACGATCCCCTCCCTTCCGTGGCCTTTACACCCATGGGCGGCGCCAAGCAGTCCGGCCTGGGCAGGGAAGGATCAAGTCTGGGCCTGGAGGAGTTCGAGGAGGTCCAGTACGTAGCCTGGAGGCCATAA
- a CDS encoding sulfite exporter TauE/SafE family protein, which yields MLTTGLVLGAVVMGAGMQRVTGMGFALVAAPFLVLLLGPVEGVVLVNVCGAVTAGAIIFRVRRDIDWKRYLALAASALLGIVPAAILIRYLPPSVLEISIGVTLAVGLTVLLVMKSAVLPQRRRYLFTAGGLSGFMNTAAGVGGPAVSMYSIATRWQHKSFAATMQPYFFTIGSLSLISKAVTAPASFPVLPMTMWLAVAAACLVGLVLGDLASKRVSTRAAQILLIILAYVGAAATIIRGVLDAMG from the coding sequence ATGCTGACCACAGGACTTGTTCTGGGAGCAGTCGTCATGGGTGCCGGGATGCAGCGCGTCACCGGCATGGGATTCGCTTTGGTGGCGGCCCCGTTCCTGGTCCTGCTCCTGGGCCCTGTTGAAGGCGTGGTGCTGGTCAATGTCTGCGGAGCCGTGACGGCCGGAGCGATCATCTTCCGCGTCAGGCGGGACATTGACTGGAAAAGATACCTGGCACTGGCCGCGTCAGCCCTCCTGGGCATTGTCCCCGCGGCGATCCTCATCCGCTATCTGCCACCGTCGGTGCTGGAGATCTCGATCGGAGTGACCCTTGCCGTGGGCCTGACAGTCCTGCTGGTCATGAAGTCAGCCGTCCTGCCCCAGCGTCGTCGCTACCTCTTCACCGCAGGTGGGCTCAGCGGCTTCATGAATACTGCGGCAGGGGTGGGCGGACCGGCGGTAAGTATGTACTCCATCGCCACCCGGTGGCAGCACAAGTCGTTCGCTGCCACAATGCAACCCTACTTTTTCACCATCGGCTCGCTGTCCCTGATCTCCAAGGCGGTCACCGCACCAGCCTCGTTTCCTGTCCTGCCGATGACAATGTGGCTCGCGGTCGCCGCCGCCTGCCTGGTCGGACTGGTTCTGGGTGACCTCGCATCCAAGCGGGTTTCCACCAGGGCCGCCCAGATTCTCCTGATCATCCTGGCCTATGTCGGAGCAGCCGCCACCATTATTCGCGGTGTGCTGGACGCTATGGGCTGA
- a CDS encoding ornithine cyclodeaminase family protein has product MTLILTASALEDLASMSETISAVERGFVDIARGTAQQPAPLSLHLPSSDARYLLMSGLADTQRLAAVKLLSDIPANREAGLPTQRSSILLADQLTGETLALLDGRVPTRVRTAAASAVASKYLARPDSSTLGLIGAGALAIAHVEAMLHVLPIRKVVVWSRTNATVQAFQARTTHRAIEIVAASSVQETVEAADVLCTLTPSVEPLVHGEWFRPGLHINAVGARPRPTHREIDADGMGRSRVFVDNMETAVQKSGDLMLAVSEGFMSLDDVRGELGAVITGQLAGRDNDDDVTLFNSVGIGMQDLAIGRLLYDAALRNGLGTAIDMSR; this is encoded by the coding sequence ATGACACTCATTCTCACCGCTTCAGCCCTTGAAGATCTGGCCAGCATGTCCGAAACGATATCCGCCGTCGAACGTGGATTCGTCGATATCGCCCGAGGCACCGCCCAGCAGCCAGCTCCGCTGTCCCTTCACCTGCCGTCTTCGGACGCACGGTATCTGCTCATGTCCGGACTGGCCGATACACAGCGACTCGCGGCCGTGAAGCTGCTGTCCGATATTCCCGCCAACCGCGAGGCCGGACTCCCCACGCAGCGTTCAAGCATCCTGCTGGCGGACCAGCTCACTGGGGAAACCCTCGCCCTTCTCGACGGCAGAGTTCCCACGCGGGTCCGGACGGCTGCGGCAAGCGCTGTGGCGAGCAAGTACCTTGCCCGGCCCGACAGTTCAACACTCGGCCTGATCGGCGCAGGCGCCCTTGCGATTGCCCATGTCGAGGCCATGCTGCACGTGCTACCCATCAGGAAGGTAGTCGTCTGGTCCCGCACCAACGCCACTGTCCAAGCCTTCCAGGCGAGGACCACGCATCGCGCCATCGAGATCGTGGCAGCATCCAGTGTCCAGGAAACGGTGGAGGCCGCTGATGTCCTCTGCACGCTTACACCGTCCGTAGAGCCGCTGGTCCACGGCGAATGGTTCCGTCCGGGGCTTCACATCAACGCGGTGGGGGCCCGCCCCCGGCCCACCCACCGTGAAATAGATGCGGACGGGATGGGCCGCTCCAGGGTTTTCGTCGACAACATGGAAACCGCCGTCCAGAAGTCAGGCGACCTCATGCTGGCCGTGTCCGAAGGATTCATGTCGCTCGACGACGTGCGGGGTGAGCTCGGCGCGGTCATTACCGGTCAGTTGGCCGGGCGTGACAACGACGACGACGTCACTCTTTTCAATTCAGTCGGCATCGGCATGCAGGACCTGGCCATCGGCCGGCTGCTCTATGACGCGGCCCTCCGGAACGGTCTCGGAACGGCCATTGACATGTCCCGCTGA
- a CDS encoding ABC transporter substrate-binding protein: MSFYRNTYARRAAAIIVAGGLAVLAMTGCGVSGSTATAAGPSEKTAVLDEKAPLFDLLPQKVKDKGVLTVATQPDFEPANFTPAGETGIQGYNVDLMESMAKQLGIPVKWEKVPFDQILIGMQSGKFDAAIAGMTDRKKRQEQVDFIDYQWAGTVFMVQKGNPKGITSAVDGGCGVKIGDVKGSDAHRLVDLMAAACTAIGKPATELISFPNSSDKNLALTSGRIDAIFWPDMAVSVIQRETGDKLESLPVDFEEKVYLGMTFNKAQTDLRDAFLTALKAIHEDGSYDGILKKWHVEVIDLDTPGINLAKK; this comes from the coding sequence ATGTCGTTCTACCGCAACACCTACGCACGCCGCGCTGCGGCCATCATCGTGGCAGGCGGCCTCGCCGTGCTCGCCATGACCGGCTGCGGCGTCTCAGGCTCCACGGCCACGGCCGCCGGGCCATCGGAGAAAACTGCCGTCCTCGATGAGAAGGCGCCCCTCTTTGACCTGCTGCCGCAGAAGGTCAAAGACAAGGGGGTGCTTACCGTCGCCACACAGCCCGACTTCGAGCCGGCCAACTTCACCCCGGCCGGCGAGACCGGCATCCAAGGCTACAACGTCGATCTCATGGAGTCGATGGCGAAGCAGCTCGGTATCCCGGTCAAGTGGGAGAAAGTGCCATTCGACCAGATCCTGATCGGCATGCAGAGCGGAAAGTTCGACGCGGCGATCGCCGGTATGACCGACCGCAAGAAGCGGCAGGAACAGGTCGACTTCATCGATTACCAGTGGGCCGGCACGGTCTTCATGGTGCAGAAGGGCAATCCCAAGGGCATCACGAGCGCCGTCGACGGCGGCTGCGGCGTCAAGATCGGCGACGTAAAGGGCTCCGACGCCCACCGCCTCGTCGACCTGATGGCCGCAGCCTGCACCGCGATCGGGAAGCCTGCCACCGAGCTCATCTCCTTCCCGAACTCGAGCGATAAGAATCTGGCGCTAACCTCCGGCCGCATCGACGCCATCTTCTGGCCCGATATGGCGGTCTCGGTCATCCAGCGCGAGACCGGCGACAAACTGGAGTCGCTCCCCGTAGATTTCGAGGAGAAGGTCTACCTTGGCATGACTTTCAACAAGGCACAGACCGACCTTCGCGACGCTTTCCTCACCGCCCTCAAAGCAATCCACGAGGACGGCTCATACGACGGAATCCTGAAGAAGTGGCACGTTGAGGTCATCGACCTCGACACCCCGGGCATCAACCTGGCGAAGAAGTGA
- a CDS encoding amidohydrolase, with translation MQDMIIERVRLAHGSRPVDLLVQDGLIAQIQPAGIIDPATAVREDGAGALALPGMVDAHCHIDKTLWGRSWVPHSAGPALEDRIANGERGRAEFGLPSRDSVYALLGQMAAAGTTLARTHTDVDPDIGLRGLKLVAGVAEELADVIDVEQVAFPQGGLLTRPGTAELLESALQQGLVGCLGGIDPAALERDSVRHLDLIFGLAKTYGTRLDIHLHERGTLGAHTMELIIERVLRHGLEGRVAISHGVAVIEVDQAQSERISEGLAEARISLLTATVYNTPVLPIAELRGRGVNIGAGNDGVRDHWGPYGNGDMLDRTFHLAYRNGFRTDEQIYSAFDVAVTGGALALGREPARIEPGAPADLFLIDAASIGEAVAARTPRRLVLKRGKVVARQGNPLRAG, from the coding sequence ATGCAGGACATGATTATCGAGCGCGTACGGCTGGCTCATGGATCGCGGCCAGTGGACCTGCTCGTCCAGGACGGCCTCATCGCACAGATTCAGCCAGCTGGCATCATTGACCCCGCTACGGCGGTGCGCGAGGACGGTGCTGGTGCGCTCGCCCTGCCCGGAATGGTCGACGCCCATTGCCACATCGATAAGACCCTCTGGGGCCGCAGCTGGGTTCCGCATTCCGCGGGGCCCGCGCTCGAGGACCGCATCGCCAACGGCGAGCGGGGCCGCGCGGAGTTCGGCCTGCCGAGCCGCGACAGTGTGTACGCGCTGCTCGGGCAGATGGCCGCCGCGGGGACGACCCTCGCCCGCACCCACACCGATGTCGATCCCGACATCGGGCTCCGCGGTCTCAAGCTCGTCGCCGGCGTCGCCGAAGAGCTGGCCGACGTGATCGACGTCGAACAGGTCGCTTTCCCGCAGGGCGGACTGCTGACCCGTCCCGGCACGGCCGAGCTGCTTGAGTCGGCTCTTCAACAAGGGCTTGTCGGATGCCTGGGAGGCATCGACCCCGCCGCGCTGGAGCGTGACTCGGTGCGTCACCTCGATCTGATCTTTGGGCTCGCCAAAACCTACGGCACACGGCTCGACATCCACCTGCACGAGCGTGGCACTCTGGGCGCGCACACGATGGAACTCATCATCGAGCGAGTGCTGCGGCACGGGCTCGAGGGCAGGGTCGCCATCTCGCACGGCGTAGCCGTCATCGAGGTCGACCAAGCCCAGTCCGAGCGGATCTCGGAGGGCCTCGCGGAAGCAAGGATCTCCCTGCTGACGGCAACGGTCTACAACACGCCGGTGCTGCCGATTGCCGAGCTGCGAGGGCGGGGTGTCAACATCGGCGCAGGCAATGACGGCGTGCGGGATCACTGGGGACCGTACGGTAACGGCGACATGCTCGACCGCACCTTTCACCTGGCATATCGCAACGGTTTTCGCACGGACGAACAGATCTACTCGGCATTCGACGTCGCAGTCACCGGCGGGGCCCTCGCCCTCGGGCGCGAACCCGCCCGGATCGAACCCGGCGCACCCGCCGATCTCTTCCTCATCGATGCAGCGAGCATCGGCGAGGCAGTAGCAGCCCGGACGCCACGGCGGCTCGTGCTGAAACGCGGCAAGGTCGTCGCGCGCCAGGGGAACCCCCTGCGCGCGGGATGA
- a CDS encoding amidohydrolase encodes MTDKKFTLRNVRPWGAEAADITISGGVITEVALAGGTFDAGDLDGGGLLAVPGFINAHAHVDKSWWGKPWVSYTYSDHPTVEGWIANERAERGNYDIPNVNSAVAVLREFLRHGTTATRTHIDVDLGIGLKGLETVQAAVAELDGAIQVETVAFPQDGVLRRPGVLRLLDEAAQAGADAIGGLDPGTIDGDVEGQLDGLFQIAVERGVGLDLHLHDFGSLGAYEYRQVIRRTIDAGLQGRVNISHGFAMGSLQKGVQEEIIEGLAEAGISWTTVAMSGTAPLPWQQLRDRGVPLGLGTDGIRDLWSPFGDGDLLRVAFAFARLHGFRHDDKLTNAVEYATKYGAPFVGREQHDLVAGAHADIVLLDAENVPDALVRCPQRRLVVSAGRVVARDGEVLV; translated from the coding sequence ATGACTGACAAGAAATTTACCCTGAGGAACGTGCGCCCGTGGGGCGCCGAGGCTGCGGACATCACGATCAGTGGTGGCGTCATCACGGAGGTGGCACTCGCCGGGGGCACGTTCGACGCCGGTGACCTTGACGGTGGCGGTTTGCTGGCTGTGCCCGGGTTCATTAACGCACACGCCCACGTCGACAAAAGCTGGTGGGGCAAGCCGTGGGTGTCGTACACCTATTCCGACCACCCGACCGTCGAGGGCTGGATCGCGAACGAGCGCGCAGAGCGCGGGAATTACGACATCCCGAACGTGAATTCGGCCGTAGCGGTGCTGCGCGAGTTCCTCCGTCACGGCACCACAGCGACCCGTACGCACATCGACGTCGACCTCGGCATCGGGCTGAAGGGCCTCGAGACCGTGCAAGCCGCGGTCGCTGAGCTGGATGGGGCGATCCAGGTCGAGACGGTCGCTTTCCCGCAAGACGGCGTTCTTCGCAGGCCGGGCGTGCTGCGGCTGCTCGACGAGGCTGCCCAGGCCGGGGCGGATGCCATTGGCGGCCTCGATCCGGGCACCATCGACGGCGACGTCGAAGGCCAGCTCGACGGGTTGTTCCAGATTGCCGTGGAGCGCGGCGTTGGCCTTGACCTGCATCTGCATGACTTCGGCTCGCTCGGCGCCTACGAGTACCGTCAGGTGATCCGCCGCACCATCGACGCCGGCCTCCAGGGCAGGGTGAACATCTCCCACGGTTTCGCCATGGGCTCATTGCAGAAGGGCGTGCAGGAGGAGATCATCGAGGGGCTTGCCGAGGCGGGCATCTCGTGGACCACCGTCGCGATGAGCGGCACCGCGCCGCTGCCCTGGCAGCAGCTGAGGGATCGCGGCGTTCCGCTGGGCCTCGGCACCGACGGCATCCGCGACCTGTGGTCGCCGTTCGGCGACGGGGACCTGCTGCGCGTGGCATTCGCCTTCGCGCGCCTGCATGGGTTCCGCCATGACGATAAGCTCACCAACGCGGTCGAGTACGCGACCAAATACGGCGCGCCTTTCGTCGGTCGGGAGCAGCACGACCTCGTCGCCGGTGCACACGCGGACATCGTGCTCCTCGACGCCGAGAACGTGCCGGACGCGCTCGTGCGCTGCCCCCAGCGGCGGCTCGTGGTCTCGGCAGGCCGCGTCGTCGCCCGCGACGGCGAAGTGCTGGTCTGA
- a CDS encoding substrate-binding domain-containing protein, translated as MLSGERHEKILRELELRGTLTVNDFAEKSGQSTMTIRRDLTQLAAQGLLRRVHGGAVRIVVERPGDTVHRRPRQPLATLGLIVPTTGYYFPEVIRGAEAAARALNARLILGVSNYSEEDEFRQLQRMVANAVDGILLATAGPLEPGSPTFELLSGLRIPVVLVERSSRVFESVMSDHSYGAELAIEHLASLGHRRIGLAIATSPTAPWLRESHERMVAKLGLETDAPIMEYVRSVVGAGNNQKEFAKFLKDCRRTGTHAVLVLPDEEAITLINLAEESGVDVPEDLAIVAYDDEVADLAPVPLTSIAPPKRDVGYAAVTMCMERLAGKTGSVVSPALRRVSLAPKLIIRESTVIGEDAE; from the coding sequence ATGCTCAGCGGGGAACGCCACGAGAAGATACTCCGTGAGTTGGAGCTGCGCGGGACCCTGACCGTGAACGACTTTGCCGAAAAGAGCGGCCAGTCCACCATGACCATCCGCCGGGACCTGACGCAGCTTGCTGCCCAGGGCCTGCTGCGAAGGGTCCATGGCGGGGCAGTCCGGATAGTCGTGGAGCGCCCCGGTGACACTGTCCACAGAAGGCCGCGCCAGCCGCTGGCTACCCTTGGACTGATCGTTCCCACCACCGGCTACTACTTCCCGGAAGTCATTCGTGGCGCTGAAGCCGCAGCCAGGGCGCTGAATGCGCGCCTCATCCTGGGTGTCAGCAACTACTCCGAGGAAGACGAGTTCCGGCAGCTCCAGCGCATGGTGGCCAACGCCGTCGACGGCATACTCCTGGCAACCGCTGGACCCCTTGAGCCCGGTTCGCCGACGTTCGAATTGCTGTCCGGACTGCGCATCCCCGTGGTGCTCGTGGAACGCTCAAGCCGGGTTTTCGAATCAGTGATGTCCGATCACAGTTACGGCGCCGAGCTTGCCATCGAGCACCTTGCTTCCTTGGGCCACCGCCGGATCGGGCTGGCCATCGCCACCAGCCCCACGGCCCCTTGGCTCCGTGAAAGCCATGAGCGCATGGTAGCTAAGTTGGGACTGGAAACTGATGCTCCCATCATGGAATATGTACGGTCAGTAGTGGGCGCAGGCAACAACCAAAAGGAGTTCGCAAAATTCCTGAAAGATTGCCGGCGCACTGGGACGCACGCTGTCCTGGTCCTTCCCGATGAGGAAGCCATCACCCTGATCAACCTCGCTGAGGAGTCCGGCGTCGACGTGCCTGAGGACCTGGCGATCGTCGCCTATGACGACGAAGTGGCCGACCTCGCTCCCGTACCCCTGACCTCGATCGCCCCGCCAAAACGCGACGTCGGATACGCGGCGGTGACCATGTGCATGGAACGCCTCGCGGGAAAGACAGGGTCTGTGGTGTCGCCTGCCCTCCGTCGCGTGAGCCTTGCCCCGAAGCTGATCATCCGGGAGTCAACGGTGATAGGGGAGGACGCGGAGTAG
- a CDS encoding phosphomannomutase/phosphoglucomutase: protein MDLSTSFKAYDVRGIVGSSLTDHVAEAIGAAFVDVLDLAGKTVFCGGDMRPSSRGFVSAFSQGAATRGANVYDLGLIATDELYFACGALNAAGAIFTASHNPAQYNGIKMAKAGAVPISSDSGLFDIRDLAQRYLDHGFLGAETVGTVAPLDVLADYARKLRSLVDLSAVRPLKVVVDAGNGMAGLTVPAVLGSQILEALPLAIVPLYFELDGTFPNHPANPLEPDNLRDLQAAVLEHGADLGLAFDGDADRCFVVDETGQPVTPSAITSMIAVREISRVQAAGQADPVVIHNVITSRSVPEFVQAAGGRPVRTRVGHSFIKAQMAEEDAVFGGEHSAHYYFRDFYNADTGMLAAMHVLAALGGQPAPLSKLVRQYEPYSASGEINSTVVDVAQAIADVRQTYDQSTSVRIDDLDGLSVIAESGEWWFNLRASNTEELLRLNVEAKDAKTMGRMRDAVLDMIRK from the coding sequence ATGGATCTTTCCACGTCTTTCAAGGCCTACGACGTCCGTGGCATAGTCGGCTCTTCGCTGACCGATCACGTCGCAGAGGCCATCGGGGCAGCTTTTGTGGATGTCTTGGACCTTGCGGGCAAGACAGTGTTCTGCGGGGGTGACATGCGCCCTTCGTCCCGCGGGTTCGTCTCGGCGTTCTCACAAGGTGCAGCAACCCGGGGCGCCAACGTTTACGACCTCGGGCTCATCGCCACCGACGAGCTCTACTTTGCCTGCGGCGCCCTGAACGCGGCGGGTGCTATCTTCACAGCAAGCCATAACCCAGCCCAGTACAACGGGATCAAGATGGCCAAGGCCGGAGCAGTCCCCATCTCCTCGGACTCAGGGCTGTTCGACATCCGGGACCTCGCCCAGCGCTATCTGGACCACGGCTTCCTTGGGGCCGAAACAGTTGGGACCGTGGCCCCGCTCGACGTCCTTGCGGACTACGCACGCAAGCTGCGTTCGCTCGTGGACCTAAGCGCCGTGCGACCTCTCAAAGTCGTCGTCGACGCCGGAAACGGCATGGCCGGGCTGACCGTTCCCGCAGTGTTGGGCAGCCAGATATTGGAAGCTTTACCGCTGGCCATCGTTCCGCTCTACTTTGAGTTGGACGGCACGTTCCCCAACCATCCAGCCAATCCCTTGGAGCCGGATAATCTCAGGGATCTGCAGGCTGCCGTGCTGGAGCACGGCGCCGACCTTGGACTGGCATTCGACGGCGACGCTGACCGCTGTTTCGTGGTCGACGAGACCGGACAACCAGTCACGCCGTCGGCGATTACCTCCATGATCGCGGTACGCGAGATTTCAAGGGTCCAAGCAGCGGGCCAGGCCGATCCAGTGGTCATCCACAACGTGATAACGTCCCGGTCAGTGCCCGAATTTGTTCAGGCTGCAGGTGGCCGGCCGGTCCGTACCCGAGTAGGCCACTCGTTCATCAAGGCGCAAATGGCCGAAGAGGACGCCGTGTTCGGTGGAGAACATTCGGCCCACTACTACTTCCGTGACTTCTATAACGCGGACACCGGGATGCTGGCAGCGATGCACGTCCTCGCCGCCCTGGGCGGGCAGCCCGCGCCTCTTTCCAAGCTTGTAAGGCAATACGAGCCGTACTCTGCCAGCGGCGAAATCAACTCAACTGTGGTGGATGTCGCCCAAGCCATTGCGGACGTGCGCCAAACCTACGATCAATCAACCAGTGTCCGCATTGATGACCTGGATGGACTGAGCGTGATCGCAGAGTCGGGAGAGTGGTGGTTCAACCTCCGGGCGTCGAACACCGAAGAATTGCTTCGGCTCAATGTCGAAGCCAAGGATGCAAAGACCATGGGCCGCATGCGGGATGCTGTCCTGGACATGATCCGGAAGTAG
- a CDS encoding amino acid ABC transporter permease gives MPDITQSPLPTSTMPSHFVRRAGDEPPVQDAPIRAKRRPQYGQIVTGFVAIALLVLFIQSQAQNPNMEWNVTWEYMFNPVVLQGVGVTIQLAIFAMLISIVLAFGIALMIQSNNKVVSVIGRAYVWFFRGVPMLVQVLLWFNLAVLFPVILGQDTNALISGFTAGLIALSLAESGYMAEIIRGGIISVPTGQTDAGVSIGLTRNQALARIVLPQSIRVIIPPTGNQFIGMLKATSLVSVIGGSDLLTRVQLIYGQNFKILPLLIVGVLWYLILVTIAGTGQHFLERRFNASQPGSRRSSKSARPAKTTNIRTIIGGALWRK, from the coding sequence ATGCCCGACATCACTCAGTCACCACTCCCGACCTCGACGATGCCGTCGCACTTTGTACGCAGGGCCGGCGACGAGCCACCCGTGCAGGACGCACCGATCCGTGCGAAGCGGCGACCCCAGTACGGCCAGATCGTCACGGGCTTCGTTGCCATCGCGCTGCTGGTCCTCTTCATCCAGTCCCAGGCCCAGAACCCCAATATGGAGTGGAACGTCACCTGGGAGTACATGTTCAACCCGGTGGTGCTCCAGGGCGTCGGCGTAACGATCCAGTTGGCGATCTTCGCCATGCTCATCTCCATCGTGCTCGCCTTCGGCATCGCATTGATGATCCAGAGCAACAACAAGGTGGTCAGTGTTATCGGACGCGCTTACGTTTGGTTTTTCCGCGGAGTCCCGATGCTTGTTCAGGTTCTGCTCTGGTTCAACCTTGCAGTGCTCTTTCCCGTGATCCTCGGACAGGATACGAACGCCCTCATCTCGGGCTTCACGGCAGGCCTCATCGCCCTCTCACTCGCCGAGTCGGGCTACATGGCCGAGATCATCCGGGGCGGCATCATCTCGGTGCCGACTGGCCAGACCGACGCGGGCGTGAGCATCGGCCTCACCCGCAACCAGGCCCTGGCCCGCATCGTGCTGCCCCAGTCGATCAGGGTCATCATCCCGCCCACCGGCAACCAGTTCATCGGCATGCTGAAGGCAACCTCGCTCGTGTCAGTGATCGGCGGCAGCGACCTGCTGACCCGTGTCCAGCTCATCTATGGGCAGAACTTCAAGATCCTGCCCCTGCTGATTGTTGGGGTGCTCTGGTACCTGATCTTGGTGACCATCGCCGGCACCGGGCAGCATTTCCTTGAGCGTCGCTTCAACGCCTCGCAGCCCGGGTCACGGCGTTCCTCCAAGAGCGCGAGGCCGGCGAAGACCACGAATATTCGGACCATCATCGGAGGTGCGCTGTGGCGCAAGTAG